The sequence below is a genomic window from Verrucomicrobiota bacterium.
GGGAAATCCTAATCGGCCCCGCCTACCGTGAGACCCGTTTTTCGACCGTTCAGGCGGGAGAGTCTAACCGGACCGGCAGTGGAGCGGGAATTCTGCAAACCGTCTTCGAGACGGATCTTACCGAAGATTTGGATTTGAATCTCCTCTACCGTTTGGTCCTGACCAACAAACGTTCCGGCCTTCTCACCCAACACTTTGTGGGCTCCTTGGACTACGAACTGACGGAGATTCTTGATCTCTTCATCATGTTGCAGTTTGACCGAATCGAGGAGCCGACAACTCAGGAAGACGGGACCACTCCCGAAAAGGATGATGTGACCTTATCGGTCGGTTTTGGGTTGGATCTGTAGGAGAGGGTTTATCCCTCGACCTAGCAGAAGGTGAGCTAAAGTCTGCGTTATGTTGTTTACCAAGGATAGATAAGCAGGCTCACGCGGAGACGCAGAGACGCGAAGAGAGGTGAATTGAATTGTGCTCTTGGTAAGAGAATGAAACAGGCTCCGAAAAGACTTGGTGTTTGAAAGTAAAGCGGAGATCTGCTTCAGGACTTGCGCGGAGTGTCCCGATGAATCGGGACTCACCCCATTATTTGGATCTAATTTCAAAAACCAGTCTCTGAATAAAGACTGCCACGGTAGGGCGTAGTCTTCGACAAGCCGCGCTGGATGGAAGCAAGACGATGGTCTATTTGTAAGAAGAGGCCTCTACCCCCGGAACTGAGTTCCGAGGCCACGTTTGTCCCCTATCCCCGGGATATCATAATCGCACTCGTAATCCTCATCGACCGATTACGATTATGAGTTCAGGTTCAAGATCCTTGAAACTTAGAACTGATCAACTCTCCTTCTGGTACCATTCCCCTTGGGCGTTTTGTAGCCATAGGCCGTCAGCGGCCTGCTCGGCGATCTGGACGGCTCGTTGCTGGCCGACTTTGATCGCCGGAACATCGGAACGAGCGGCTATGAGCTCGTAAGCAATTTTTCGGTCCGCGTTTTCCGCCTCAACAAGCTTCTTATTCTTTCGGGAAAGGTTTTCCCTTGGTGTCACATAGCCTTGATTATTCTCTCCGATCATCCCTTCCATCCAGAGTTTCTCAATCGAGGGGAGGCGTTCGGCGAATCTTTCTTTCAAGGCGACGGTATCGACGCTCGAAAAAAGTGAGAGAGGAAGGCAGAAAATGAAGAGTATACGAATGGTTCTCATGAGTCCTTCGTGGGGTTAGCTTGCATCGGTGGATGGCGGTTCCTCTTCGAGCAATTGGTTCTGCTCATCCAAGTCGCCAAAAAAATCATCCAGCTCTCTTTCTACCTTAAGATTGATGTCGAGGGTAACATGAATCGGCCGCACCTCAGCCTCCACGGTGTGGGTCGTGTTGAGGCAACCGGAAAGGACGGAAAGGGCAGCAAGGGCAACCAGGGTTCCGAGAGCCTGCCGATAGTTCATAAAGGGGAATATAGAGAGACTGAGTGGAGGTGCGAATGAATTCTTGAGAATTCAGAAGATTAGGTTTTGCAGAGAGAGTGGAGGTCAATCGAAGTGCCCATAGAAGTATCCGCGACTCGACTGAGTTCGCGGTTCGACAAAGCTCACCGCCCTGAGCGTGTCGAAGGGCCGAAGTCCGCAGAGGAAGACTTAGGTATCATCGGCAACCATCGGCCTTAGCGGGTCATCGGTCTTTGGGGAAGAGGCTACATCCATTTGCCGCGCTGACCTCTGGAATTGGTGGTTTTCAAATGTAGACTGGAGGGTTTTTTTAGGAATGCCCGGCTTGCCAGAGCCTGCGCCCTACCGTTTGAATATTACTTTGTAACTAACTTTTTGATACAAAAAGGTAGTAGAAAAAAGACTATGAATCCGAATTCAAAGTTGTGCGTTTAACCTTCAACTTTGCCATCTCCTTCGATTGGGTCCGGGTTTCGACTCGCTCACCCGATAATCTCTGCTGCCTGCAAGAGAATTCGAATGGTCTCCTGCAGTTGGCCGCGGAGGGGAATGGTCAGAACCAGGGGGATTCTCGTTCCTTTTACCATCGAGTAACCTTCGAGTTTTATCTCGCCCTGGCGTTCGTCGAGGTCTTCCTGAAAGAGAGAAATTCTGAGCAGAGTCACTGTGAGATCCCTTGCGGCCAGTTCTACGAGAATCTGAGTTCCATCTTCCCGGCTAAGGAGTTGATCAATGCGGAGTCCTTCAGCGACTTTAACAGGATCCAGTTCCGGATCACCCGTCATCCATCCTGCTCGGGTGAAGCTCAGCCTCCCGATCGTGTCGGGAACCATTTCAATGAGTGAGGGCAGGACCGTAACGAACCCGGATTCCCTCTTGAATGCGATCTCTCCCTGAACCTGAGCGTCTACCGTCCCATCGAAAACCGCGAAGTGGTTGTTGAGTGTCCGGAGATCGAGATTGTGGAAGGCAGCTTTCGCCTCGATATCGACCGTTTCGGCAAATCGGAGCGAAACGTCTGCGTCGATTTCACCTGAAAACGCAGTTAAGCTCGCGCCGACCTCCACCGCAAATGGTGCATCCGACTCTTGAGACAGATCGGCCGAGAAAGAGAATGGTTCGATCTCAATTCCATTGATGACTCCCGAGCCAGAATCGCTGGCGATGAAGTAGCTAGTTTTCTTGGGATCGATCTCCATCGAACCGGAAAAACCGAAGGCAGTAAGGAAGATGTCGCTTTGTTTCCAAGTGAAAGTCTTAGCCTCCGCATCTAAAAAGACTCGTGAGTCTTCTGAGTTCTGACTGATTTCCCCTTTTAGCATACCGTCCTCCGCAGAAAAACCGAATGCTTCCCACTCCTTTTCCAGGCGAACAAATGTCGATTCAATTTTGGATACAAGATCTTTTGAGTCTGTCTCAATCGTCGCTCGTCCGTTTAGGTTTTCCCAGATCGCTCCAAAAAAAGGTGGAGCTTCTACCTTCCAGAGTTCGAGTTGGGACTGGAGAGAGTCCCAATTCGGGGAGGCGACTGATGACCAGTCTAGATCAGCTTGAAGCCTTTCGTTGTTTCCGCTTCCGCGGATTTCGAAAGCGATGGATAGTATCTCTCCCCGCCCCCCAAACTCTTTTGCGATCCCGGAGGAAGAAGTGAAGGATAAGGTTGCCAAGGGGTTGTCGCTGAATGGGCTGACAATTTGTAGGTTGTCGATGACGAGTCCAAACGCGGGTAACTGGAAACCAGAAACAGAAGTTGGGGTTTCGCTATCTTCTACCGGCACATCGACATCCTGAGCTTCGGAAAAGGGAGACTTTTCCGAAAGAAGAATGGTTCCGTTTACTACGGATAGATCCAAGTCTTTACCAAAGACCTGCCAACCGGAAAGAGCGGCCCTGATCTCCTCAGCCGAAATGCGAAACCCTCCCAATTCTCCGGATACTCCCTCTGCGAGAAGACTGAGCGGGGTGGGAAAACTCAACTGATCGACTTCGGGATCCTGAATCCCCACGACACGAAGAGTGATCTCTGTAAGACTAACCCGAAAAAGGAAAACGGCGAAGAGTGTTGCGACAACGACGGCTAGAAGGATAAATAGTATGCGAAAGAAAAGCTTCACCGAATCAAAAAAACGGTAGGGCGCAGGCTCCGGCAAGCCTCCACGGTCCTGAATTAGCGGTCAGATTGTAATTCTAAAAGGGTAGGGCGCAGGCTCTGGCAAGCCGGGCAGAAGGGAAATAAGGCCCAGTTCTATCTTTGGAAGACGAGGCTTGCCAGAGCCCGCGCCCTACCATGGTCAATCCAGGCCTTCGTAGAAATGCGGCCATTCCTCGACCACGGTCACCAATTTTGCCCTCACTGGATTGTGTCGAATATAGGCCGACTTTTCGCCAAACTCTGCGGCACCTCGGATGCGATGTTCAAAGAACCCATCTTGCCATGCTATTCTGGAGTTGTGGGTATGGAAGGACTTCCAAGCCGCAATGGTTTTCGTAAAAGGGACTTCTTCTGAAAACACGAAAAGCCCGTGCACATGATCAGGCATGACAACGAAGAGGTGACTCCACCACTTTTGCCGCCCTTGATAGAACTTTACAGATTCTACGAGTTTCTCTGCACGTCCCGCTCGTAAAAGCTCGTCATTGGATCGATCTTTACAGCAAATCGTAATAAAATAGGTGGGTCGACCCGAGACCCAATGCGGAACAGTATGCGGCAGATTTTTCCGTTGGAGAAAGGAGAGCGGCCGATCCGTCATGAATTTTCGAGTCAACGGCAGGGCGGAGGCTCCGGCAAGCCTTCATGGTCCTCAATTGACGGTCAGACTGTAATTTTAAAATGGTAGGGCGCAGGCTCAGTTCGGCAGGCTCACCACGGGGCCGGCAAGCCGGGCATAGAGAAAATGAGGCCCCGTTCTATTTTCGGGAGACGAGGCTTGCCAGAGCCTGCGCCCTACCTCGGAAAGTTAAAATACCTTTCGGCATTCTCATAACAAATTCCCCTGATCAAGTTCTCGAGTAGTTCCGCATCTTCAGGAATGAGTCCGGCCTCGACGTCGGCACCGACAATTCTGCAGACGAGGCGGCGGAAGTATTCGTGTCTTGGAAAGCTAAGAAAACTGCGCGAGTCGGTCAGCATCCCGACGAACTCACTGAGCAAGGCAACGCTTGAAAGGACCTCCATTTGGGTGCGCATTCCATCGAGGGTGTCCAGGTGCCACCATCCAGATCCTAACTGCATTTTCCCTGGAGTCTCTCCGTCCTGGAAACTCTGCATGAGCACTGCAAGAGGTTGGAGTGCCGCCTGATTGAGGTGATAGAAGATGCATTTCGGGAGCTCGCCAGTTTGAGCGAGACTATCGAGGAAGAGTGCCAGTTTGCGGATGACTGGCTCGTCGTTGAGAGAGTCGTAACCTGTATCGGGGCCGAGTATTTGAAACATTCCGGTGTTCGTGTTCCGAAGGGGACCGATGTGGAACTGCATCACCCAACGCCTTGCGGCATTCCAGCGACCAACGTTTTGGAGGACGAAAGTCATCCACTGCTCTTTCTCACGAGACGATGGTTTTTCACCCTTCCTCAGACGGATAAAGACGGATTCAGCATCTTCTGCAGAACAAGGAACAAATGGGCAAAACTCCATCCCGTGGTCACTGATTCGGCACCCGGTCTCGTGAAAAAAGTCATGCCGGGCTCTCAGCGCAGCGAGAAGGGTCTCCGCAGAATCAATGGAGGATCCATGAAGGTCTTCCAGCGCATCGATCCACATGTTCCAAGACGGAAGATGATCCACCGTCAGGGCCTTGTCGGGCCGGTAGGTGGGATAGATCTTTGTGGAAAATGAAGATTCGTTATGTCTACGGTGGTGCTCGAGCGAGTCGAGCGGATCATCGGTTGTCCCAATCGCGCGGATCGCAAACTTTTCGCAGATTCCATGGACGTTAAAGGATTCGTCAGCCAGCTGGGCGTTCGCCCTTTCCCAAATCTCATCGGCCGTCGTAGGGTTTAGAACCTGATCAATTGCGAAGTATCTTTGCAATTCGAGGTGGGTCCAGTGGTGAAGCGGGTTGCGGACCATGTGGGGGAGTGCTGCCGCAAAAGCGTCAAACTTGTCCTTTGGATCTGCATCGCCGGTGATCAGTTGTTCGGGGACACCGGCTGCCCGCATTGCTCGCCACTTATAGTGGTCCTCACCCAGCCAGACTTCAGCGAGGTTTGTGAATCTTGCGTTGTTTGCAATGTCTTCAGGGGAAAGATGGCAATGGTAGTCAAGGATCGGTTGTCTTGCGGCGATCTCATGGAAGAGAACCCTTGCGGTCTTTGTGGAAAGAAGAAAGTCCTGGTCGAGGTAAGCCATGGTAACGCGTGGAGTCTTCTGAGGCAGATAGCGAACGTCCAACTCTAAATCGGTAGGGTGCTG
It includes:
- a CDS encoding DUF1318 domain-containing protein, with the translated sequence MRTIRILFIFCLPLSLFSSVDTVALKERFAERLPSIEKLWMEGMIGENNQGYVTPRENLSRKNKKLVEAENADRKIAYELIAARSDVPAIKVGQQRAVQIAEQAADGLWLQNAQGEWYQKES
- the uxaC gene encoding glucuronate isomerase gives rise to the protein MAYLDQDFLLSTKTARVLFHEIAARQPILDYHCHLSPEDIANNARFTNLAEVWLGEDHYKWRAMRAAGVPEQLITGDADPKDKFDAFAAALPHMVRNPLHHWTHLELQRYFAIDQVLNPTTADEIWERANAQLADESFNVHGICEKFAIRAIGTTDDPLDSLEHHRRHNESSFSTKIYPTYRPDKALTVDHLPSWNMWIDALEDLHGSSIDSAETLLAALRARHDFFHETGCRISDHGMEFCPFVPCSAEDAESVFIRLRKGEKPSSREKEQWMTFVLQNVGRWNAARRWVMQFHIGPLRNTNTGMFQILGPDTGYDSLNDEPVIRKLALFLDSLAQTGELPKCIFYHLNQAALQPLAVLMQSFQDGETPGKMQLGSGWWHLDTLDGMRTQMEVLSSVALLSEFVGMLTDSRSFLSFPRHEYFRRLVCRIVGADVEAGLIPEDAELLENLIRGICYENAERYFNFPR
- a CDS encoding transposase; this translates as MTDRPLSFLQRKNLPHTVPHWVSGRPTYFITICCKDRSNDELLRAGRAEKLVESVKFYQGRQKWWSHLFVVMPDHVHGLFVFSEEVPFTKTIAAWKSFHTHNSRIAWQDGFFEHRIRGAAEFGEKSAYIRHNPVRAKLVTVVEEWPHFYEGLD